The nucleotide sequence CCTTGATCGTGGCTAACAGGCGGGCGACGTCGTGCGCATCGGCGACATCGGCTGCGGCAACCCGGACTTCGCAGCCGCGCTGTCCGCGCAGCGCGTCGATCCGCGCTTGCGCGGCGGCGCTGGGCGAGCGCCGGCTGGTCAGCACCAGGTGGCGGGCGCCGTGCGCGGCCAGGTATCCGGCGATTTCCAGTCCGAGCGCCCCCAGTCCCCCGGTCACCAGATACGTTGCGTCGGCGCGCAATGCCAACGGTGTGGCGCCCGGCTGCCCGACCCGGCGCGCCAGCCGGGGAACGTAGACCGCGTCACCACGCAGCGCGACTTGGTCTTCCCTGATGTCGCCGTCGCGCGATGCCGCGATCTGGTTGATCAACCGAAACCATTCGTCGGCGGTGCCCTCAGCGAGATCGGCCAGTCCGCCCCACAGTTGAGGATGTTCCAGCGAGGCGGCACGACCAAAGCCCCAAAGGCAGCTCTGATCCGGTGACACCATGTCGGTGTCGGTGATTCGTTGCGCGCCACGGGTTATCAGCCAAATGGGTCGACGCAGTTCGGCGGCCACCGCGGCGCGGAAGAGCCGCCGTGCCCCGCCCAAGACTCGCTGTTGCATCCGCTCGAGCGAGCGCATCGATGGTGCGGTGTCGCTACCGAGGGCGTCGACGTGCAAGATACGTAGCGTCGGTTCGTCCGCCACCGCGGCGCGCAGCGCGATCTCGAGACGTTCCTCGTCGGTGTCCGACGTTGGCAATCCGAGAATCCGATGCCGGTGCCCGCGTGCGGTCAGCGCGGCGGCGAGCGGCCGGACTACCTCGCCGTCATCGCCGAAAAGCAGCCACGCGGATCCCTCGTCGGCGTCCGAGCTCCCCCTAGCGGTGGATTTCGCCCAGCGGATCTCGTAACGGTCCTCCGCGATCGATTGCGTCTTGCGTTGCTGATTATGTTGTGCGGCAAGTCTTGTCAGCACGTCTAGGGTCCGCTCATTGACGCTGTCGCCGTCGAGGAGCGCGGCGAGTTCCTCGATCCGGCCGTCGTCGAGAAGCCGCACGGCGTCGGTGTGCAGGCGACTAGTGCGCTGGCTGGGCCCGACGCGGTTTTCATGGAACCAGTACTGACGGTGCTCGAACGGATAGGTCGGCAGATCGAGCTTTCGCGCGGGTCCGACGACGGCGGCGAAGTCGGGCAGGTGGCCGCTGACGTACGCGTCGGCGAGGGCTTCGGTGATCTGGCGGTGATCGGCATTGTTGCGACGCAACGACGCGATCGCCCGCGGTGCAGAGGCCGGGTCGGGCCACGCCCGCAGTGCTGCCGCGGTGAGCACCGGTTGCGGGCCGATCTCTAGCAACACTTTGCAATCCAGATCGGCAAGGGTGCGCACGCTCTTGGCGAATTCCACCGGTTGGCGCGCGTGCCGACGCCAGTACGACCCGTCGAGTCTCGCGCTGGCACCGAGCGCAGCACCGGTGCGATTGCACACTAAAATCTGTTGCGGCGGGCCGAAATTGAACCGGTTCGCGAACGATTCGAATTCGTCGAGGATCGGATCCAGCAGCGCCGAGTGAAACGCGTGGCTGGTGTCCAGCCAGTCACACCGAACGCCATCGGCCGTCAACCGGACCACCGCCTGATCCAGATCCTGCGCGGGTCCCGACAGCACGGTGTTAGCGCCGTTGTAGGCGGCAACCGACAGACTCGGGAACTCGTCGGTGAGGGCCTCGACGCGCTCGGCCGCGGTAAACACCGCGACCATCCGGCCACCTGCGGGCAAACCGCCAAACAGGCGACCGCGCTCGGCCATCAGCAGAGCTCCGTCTTCGAGGCCGAACACGCCCGCCACGCAGGCGGCCGAATACTGGCCGACGCTGTGGCCCAGCACCACGTCGGGTTCGAAGCCCCATGATTGCCAGAGCCGGGCCAGGCCCATCTCCACCGCGAACAGCGCGGGCTGTGCGTAGGCGGTCTGCCGCAGCGTCTCTTCGGCGTCGGGGCTATCCGTATCGAAAATGACGTCCAGCAAAGGCTTTTCGAGGACGTCGGCGAGCACGCCCGCGCAGCGGGTCAGTGTTTCGGCGAACACCGGCTCGGTGTCGAACAGCTCCCGAGCCATGCCCGCGTACTGGCTGCCCTGGCCGGTGAACAGCCACGCCGTCTTCGGGGCTTCGTCGGACACGCCGCGCGCCAGACCAGGTGTCGGGCGATCGTCGGCAAGCGCGCCGAGCAAGTCACGGGCGGATTCCGTCGAATTCACCACCAGCGCGGCCCGGTGCTCAAGGTGTGCTCGCCCCACGCCGGCGGTGAAGCACAGGTCCGCCAGGGTGGCCTCCGGGTGCTCGCTCAACCAGGTGCGGTACTGATCGGCGATCGTGATCAGCGCGGCGGGCGTGCGCGCCGACAGGGCAAGCACGCTGAACCGTGCGTCCGCGGCCGGTGCCGCGGCGGCCCGCACCGCTTGGTCCGGGGCCTCTTCGAGCACGACGTGCGCGTTGGTCCCGGAGAACCCGAACGAACTGACGCCCGCAATGCGGGGCCGACCGTTTGCCTCCCAGGGGGTGGGTTCCTGGACAACCCGCACCGCGAGCTGATCCCACGGAATGTGCGGCGACGGAGTGCGAAAGTGCAAGTGCTGCGGCAGTAATCGATGCTCGAGCGAGAGGACCACCTTGAGCACGCCCGCGATCCCCGCGGCGGCTTCGAGGTGCCCGATATTCGTCTTCACCGAGCCCATCAACAGCGGCCGGTTGGCGTCGCGCCCCGCGCCGAACACCGTCGCTGCGGCCTGAGCCTCGATCGGGTCGCCCAGCGAGGTGCCGGTGCCGTGCGCTTCCAGGTATCCGACGTCGCCGGGCGCGACGTCGGCGCATTGCAGCGCAGCGGCGATAACCTTTTGCTGGGCAACGCCATTCGGCACCGTCAAGCCGCCCGATGCGCCGTCCTGGTTAACGGCGCTACCCCGGATCACCGCTCGAATCCGGTCGCCGTCGCGGATCGCGTCCGCCAGCCGCTTCACGACGATCACACCGCAACCCTCGCCGCGCACGTAGCCGTCCGCGGCCGCATCAAAGGTCTTGCACCGCCCGTCGGGGGCGAGCATGTGCGCCCGGGAGAACGTGATCATCGTCGCCGGGGTGAGCAGCATGTTCACGCCGCCGGCCAGCGCCAGATCGCATTCGCCCAGACGCAGCGCCTGGCACGCTTGATGGATTGCCACCAGCGACGAGCTGCACGCGGTGTCGACGGCGACCGCTGGGCCCTGCAGCCCCAGCCGATAGCTGATCCGGCCCGCGGCCGCGGCGGACGAGGTCCCGCTCGCCAGATACGCTTCGATCTCGGCGTACGTCAGCTCATCCGACGCCATTCCCAGGTAGTCATGGGTGGACAAACCCATGAATACGCCGGTGTTGCTGTTCGCCAAAGCCGTTGGCGCGGTACCCGAATGCTCGACCGCCCGCCAGGCCGTCTCGAGCAAGATCCGGTGCTGCGGGTCCATCGACCTGACCTCGCGTGCCGACATCCCGAAAAACGGTGCGTCGAACCCCGTTACGTCATCGACGAGGCCGGCCCGTCGGGTCACCATCTTCCCGGGAGCGTCGGGATCCGCGTCAAAGAACTCGTCGGCGTCCCAGCGGTCCGGCGGCACCTCCGACACCGCGTCTCGGCCTTCGGCCAGTACCTGCCAGAATTCGTCCGCGTCCGCGGCGCCCGGAAAACGCGCCGCGTACCCGACGATCGCGAACCCCGCCGAACCCGAAGCCGGCTCCATCAGGCTTTCGACGGATGCCATGCTGTTGTCCTCCCTCGCCTCGGCCGGTGAAGATTCGATCCGCGGCAGGCCCGCCTTGCGACGCCGGGGTTAAGCCAACTCCGAACCAGGTCAGAGGCCGTTGACTGCGCACCGCCACGACGAGACGTGGCGAACTCCCCCCGGTGTATTGCCTCCAGCCAACGCCATGGGGAATCTAACATGTCGGCCCGGTTGCGCAGGCGAGTCATCTCCGGGGACCAGTATGACAAGGATGTAGGCTTCGTGACGCTTCATCGCGGAAGAATTGCCGGTGACATTCCCTGCCTCGTCACCGCCCGCCGGACCGGTGTGCTGGCCATGCGGATCGGCGCTTGTCGGCAACGGTGGCTGCGCTAGGGGGTTATCTTGATCTCGCCAGCGGCGGGGTCGGACCGAAGCCGTGCAGATCGGGGAGAAAAGTTTGCGCATCGGGGAAATTACGATCGGCTCACTGGGTGATTGGCAGCCGACCCCGGGGTCGCTCGTCTCCTGGCACCCGACGGCCGCGGCCGCCGAAATGGCCCGGCGTGCGCCGGTCAGTGCCGTGCCGGTCAGTTACATGCAGGGCCAACATCTGCGCAACTATCACAACCGGACGGCGGCCGGGCTCGGCTTTTCCCGGCAAATCATCGCGGCGTGTTCGGTAGCCGGCCGGTGCGACATCTCGGCCATGAACCATGCCGTCAATGCATACCTGCGGCGGCACGACACGTTCCACAGTTGGTTCGAGCACGCCGGTAACGGAGAGTTCATCAGGCATACGGTCGACGAACCCGGCGCCATCGAGTTCGCGCCGGTCGAGCACGGCGAAATGACGGCTGAGGAAATACGCGCGCACGTCGTGGCCATCCCGAACCCGCTGGAGTGGGGCTGCTTCACCTTCGGGATTGTCCAATGCGAGGGCTACTTCACTTTCTTTGCCGCCATGGACCATGTTCACGGCGACGCGACGTTGATCGGCACAACGATGCTCGAGGCCAACGGAATGTATGCGGCGTTGAGCGCGGGCGGCGAGCCGCTCGCGCTTGCCGACGCCGGGAGCTTTGACGATTTCTGTGTCCGTGAGCGCCAGCAGACGTCAACGTTGACGGTGGATTCGCCGCAAATACGCGCGTGGATTGACTTCGCCGAGAACAACAATGACGGGTTCCCCGAGTTCCCCCTGCCGCTGGGCAATCCGTCGGAACCCGGTGGCAGTGAGATTGTCTCGGAACTCCTGATGGACAACCGACAGACGGAGCGCTTCGAATCAGCCTGCACGGCCGTCGGCGCCCGTTTCATCGGCGGTTTGTTCGCCTGCTTCGCCCTGGTGGAGCACGAGTTCACGGGTGCTCTGACCTATTACGGGCTCACTCCCCGGGACACCCGCCGAACCACGGACAACTTCATGACGCAAGGTTGGTTCACCGGCCTGGTCCCCATTACCGTGCCGATCGCCGCGGCCAGTTTCGGCGAGGCGGCCTGGGCGGCGCAAGCGTCTTTTGATTCGGGCCAGCATCTGGCGAAGGTGCCGTATTACCGCGTATTGGAATTGGCGCCGTGGTTGAACTGGCCACGGCCGGATTTTCCGGTATCGAATTTCTTCCACGCCGACGCCGCTCCCCTCAACGCCGTTCTTGCGGCCGCGGACCTCGGGCTGGCGAAC is from Mycobacterium conspicuum and encodes:
- a CDS encoding condensation domain-containing protein, which encodes MRIGEITIGSLGDWQPTPGSLVSWHPTAAAAEMARRAPVSAVPVSYMQGQHLRNYHNRTAAGLGFSRQIIAACSVAGRCDISAMNHAVNAYLRRHDTFHSWFEHAGNGEFIRHTVDEPGAIEFAPVEHGEMTAEEIRAHVVAIPNPLEWGCFTFGIVQCEGYFTFFAAMDHVHGDATLIGTTMLEANGMYAALSAGGEPLALADAGSFDDFCVRERQQTSTLTVDSPQIRAWIDFAENNNDGFPEFPLPLGNPSEPGGSEIVSELLMDNRQTERFESACTAVGARFIGGLFACFALVEHEFTGALTYYGLTPRDTRRTTDNFMTQGWFTGLVPITVPIAAASFGEAAWAAQASFDSGQHLAKVPYYRVLELAPWLNWPRPDFPVSNFFHADAAPLNAVLAAADLGLANDIGIYSDGRYSYQLTIYVFRYGEGTAMAIMFPDNPVAQKSVARYMDAMKSVCTRVADSGHWGRVA